The Candidatus Schneideria nysicola genome contains a region encoding:
- the nuoH gene encoding NADH-quinone oxidoreductase subunit NuoH: MNTISKSIVTLFILLICGAYMSFIERRLLGLFQNRYGPNRVGWQGLMQPIADMIKIFFKEDWIPPFSERVIFIISPTISFLSFLIIFATIPITPHWIIIDLHIGVLFFLMMAGLSVYSVLLAGWSSNNKYALLGAMRAAAQTLSYEVFIGLSIMGVVAQSGSFSLRDIIIAQKDIWNIIPQFLGFITFFLAGIAVCHRHPFDQPESEQELADGYHIEYSGMKFGLFFIGEYIGIITLSALIVTLFLGGWQGPWLPPIFWFIIKIALFVILFILIRASLPRPRYDHVMEFGWKICLPLTLLNLMITAIVILL; encoded by the coding sequence ATGAATACCATAAGTAAATCTATTGTGACTCTTTTTATATTACTTATATGTGGAGCATATATGAGTTTTATAGAGAGGCGCTTACTTGGTCTATTTCAAAATCGTTACGGACCGAATCGCGTAGGATGGCAAGGTTTAATGCAACCGATAGCGGATATGATCAAGATTTTCTTTAAAGAAGATTGGATTCCTCCATTTTCTGAACGTGTAATATTTATTATATCACCGACTATTTCTTTTTTATCTTTTTTAATTATATTTGCCACTATACCCATTACCCCTCATTGGATAATTATTGATCTACATATTGGTGTATTATTTTTCTTGATGATGGCAGGACTTTCTGTATACTCAGTATTATTGGCTGGATGGTCAAGTAATAATAAATATGCATTACTCGGTGCTATGCGTGCTGCAGCTCAAACACTAAGTTATGAAGTTTTTATAGGTTTATCCATAATGGGCGTGGTAGCGCAATCAGGATCATTTTCTTTAAGAGATATTATTATTGCTCAAAAGGATATTTGGAATATTATTCCTCAATTTTTGGGATTTATCACGTTCTTTTTAGCCGGTATTGCTGTATGCCATCGTCATCCTTTTGATCAACCAGAGTCTGAACAAGAGTTAGCGGATGGTTATCATATTGAATACTCTGGAATGAAATTTGGGTTATTTTTTATTGGGGAATATATTGGAATAATCACCCTATCTGCTTTGATAGTCACGCTTTTTTTAGGAGGTTGGCAAGGTCCATGGCTCCCACCTATATTTTGGTTTATAATAAAAATTGCCTTATTCGTAATACTCTTTATTTTGATACGAGCCTCTCTTCCTCGTCCTCGTTATGATCATGTCATGGAATTTGGATGGAAAATTTGCTTACCTTTAACACTACTTAATTTGATGATAACTGCAATCGTAATATTATTATAA